One segment of Triticum aestivum cultivar Chinese Spring chromosome 2A, IWGSC CS RefSeq v2.1, whole genome shotgun sequence DNA contains the following:
- the LOC123185694 gene encoding protein CANDIDATE G-PROTEIN COUPLED RECEPTOR 7: MAASALLAAVLALQLLHAARGEIKTTPIVSDSRPVILFEEFGFKPGGVAQVNVSGVSWSVPEGSPPQAVDPGLMGFILISNTLFFKITNESEYAEETGSSFCPLTSEYVMPLFRLKDIGRDGAGGGNVTIGDADQYTVLFSSCQDGVEITMDVRTEMYNMPGPGGDREYLPVGLLPLPGIFAASSALYFAFLAAWVFVCIKQRATVERIHAVMGALLLFKALKLACAAEDAWYVGRTGTPHGWDVAFYVFGFFKGILLFTVIVLIGTGWSFLKPYLQEREKNVLMIIIPLQVIENIASAMIGETGPAGRDWLAWNQIFLLVDVVCCCAVFFPIIWSIRNLREASKTDGKAARNLKKLTLFKQFYLVVVGYLYFTRIAVSAFADVLSYKYQWVVNVSVELASLAFYVFVFYNFQPVERNPYLYVADEEEEAAGGQLELEGTFEI, from the exons ATGGCCGCCTCCGCATTACTCGCCGCCGTCCTCGCCCTCCAGCTCCTCCATGCGGCCCGCGGCGAGATCAAGACGACGCCGATCGTGTCGGACTCGCGGCCCGTCATCCTGTTCGAGGAGTTCGGCTTCAAGCCCGGCGGCGTCGCGCAGGTCAACGTGTCCGGCGTCTCATGGAGCGTCCCCGAGGGCTCCCCGCCCCAGGCCGTCGACCCGGGGCTCATGGGCTTCATCCTCATCTCCAACACCCTCTTCTTCAAGATCACCAACGAGTCCGAGTACGCCGAGGAGACCGGCAGCTCCTTCTGCCCGCTCACCAGCGAGTACGTGATGCCGCTCTTCCGGCTCAAGGACATCGGGCGTGACGGCGCCGGCGGGGGTAACGTGACCATCGGTGACGCCGACCAGTACACGGTGCTGTTCAGCAGCTGCCAGGACGGCGTCGAGATCACCATGGACGTGCGCACGGAGATGTACAACATGCCCGGCCCCGGCGGCGACAGGGAGTACCTGCCCGTCGGCCTGCTCCCGCTTCCGGGGATCTTCGCCGCCTCGTCCGCGTTGTACTTCGCGTTCCTGGCGGCGTGGGTGTTCGTCTGCATCAAGCAGCGGGCCACGGTCGAGCGGATCCACGCTGTGATGGGGGCGCTGCTGCTGTTCAAGGCCCTGAAGCTGGCGTGCGCCGCCGAGGACGCGTGGTACGTGGGGCGCACTGGCACGCCGCACGGCTGGGACGTCGCCTTCTATGTCTTCGGCTTCTTCAAGGGCATCCTCCTCTTCACGGTCATCGTGCTCATCGGCACCGGCTGGTCCTTCCTGAAGCCATACCTCCAG GAGCGGGAGAAGAACGTGCTGATGATCATCATCCCGCTGCAAGTGATCGAGAACATCGCGTCGGCGATGATCGGGGAGACGGGGCCGGCGGGGCGGGACTGGCTGGCGTGGAACCAGATCTTCCTGCTGGTGGACGTGGTCTGCTGCTGCGCGGTCTTCTTCCCCATCATCTGGTCCATCCGCAACCTGCGGGAGGCCTCCAAGACGGACGGCAAGGCGGCCAGGAACCTCAAGAAGCTCACCCTCTTCAAGCAGTTCTACCTCGTCGTCGTCGGCTACCTCTACTTCACCCGCATCGCCGTCTCGGCCTTCGCCGACGTGCTCAGCTACAAGTACCAGTGGGTGGTCAACGTCTCCGTCGAGCTCGCCAGCCTCGCCTTCTACGTCTTCGTCTTCTATAACTTCCAGCCGGTGGAGAGGAACCCGTACCTCTACGTTGcggacgaggaggaagaggctGCCGGTGGGCAGCTCGAGCTAGAGGGGACGTTTGAGATCTGA